The window CCGTCCCGACAAACTGGAAGCGCTCAACGCACTGGAGACGGTTGGATTGCTGGACAAGGCCAACCAACGGACGCGGAACATGAGTGGTGGCCAACAACAACGCGTCGGCATCGCCCGCGCACTCGTCCAACAACCGAACCTCCTCCTCGCCGACGAACCCGTGGCCAGTCTCGACCCGGCGAGTGCCGAGACGGTGATGGGGTACATCCGAAGCGCCGCCAAAGAACGTGACCTCTCGACGCTGGCGAGTCTCCATCAGGTCAACCTCGCACGAGAGTTCGGCGAGCGATTCCTCGCTCTCCGTGACGGCGAACTCGTCTTCGACGGCTATCGCGAGGACCTGACAGTCGATATCATCGACCGAATCTACGGCGACGTACAGACACAGGACATCCGAGAAGGCACGGAGGCGCACGCATGAGTGACCGAGACGCCGACTCCCCGGCGGTGCGACCCGACGGCGGAACAACGACAGGGAACCTCGAAGGTGCACTCAGCGACATCACGCTCACGAAGCGCATCAAGTGGGGGATGGCGTTCGTCCTCTCACTCGCCTTCGGATTCCTGTTCTTCCAAGCGCTCGCCGAAGTCGGGTTCTCGCTCGCCGAAATCGTCTACTACTGGCCGGAGTTTCAGGAGGCGCTCGGCGAGTTCTTCCCGCGCACGTCGCTCTTCGGTGTTCTGCCGTTCGTCGACGTCGGGTCGTACTGGCAGTTCATCCAGGAGCGCAACCTCTTCGGTGCGGCCATCGTCACGCTTGCGATGGGCTTTGCGGGGACGATTCTCGGCATCCCCGGCGCACTCCTCCTCGGCGTCCTCGGGTCCGAGCGCGTGACGCCCTACCCGTTCAACTTCATCTTCCGCGGGACGATGAGCGTCATCCGCGCCATCCCGGCACTCGTCTGGGCGCTCATCTACATCCCGCTCGGCGGCGTCTCGCCGTTCACGGCGACGCTCGCCATCGGCACCGACACGATGGGGAACCTCGGCCGCCTGTTCACCGACGCACTCGAAGAAGTCGAAGACGGGCCAATCGAGGCCATCGAATCGACTGGCGCGAATCGCCGACAGACCGTCGTCTTCGGGATGCTCTCGCAGGTGTTCACGCCCTTCATCGCGTGGACGATGTACATCCTCGAAATCAACACCCGCATCGCCGTCACGATGGGCCTCATCGGCGGTGGCGGTATCGGCTACATCCTGCAGACCCAGCGGAGTCTGTTCAAGTACACGAACATGATGGCGACGATTCTCGTCATCTTCCTCCTCGTCGTCTCCGTCGAGTTCGTGAGTCAGCGTGTCCGCTCGTACATCCGCGGCGAGGAAGAGGGACTGAGTTTCCTCAAACTCGTCGTGGAGTTCCCGCAACGGATGGCCCGTTCGCTCTGGGAGTAGGTTCCCCACACTGCGGAACCCACCTCCGCTCCCGCGGTACAGTTTTTGTCGGTGGGTCACGTTCCCGAGCGTATGTCGTGGTCACCTCGTTCCGTCTCGTCTCCCTTCGCCCTCGCAGCGTTGGTGGCCGCGAACGCCGTCCCACTCGTCGGCGTGGTGTGGTTCGACTGGAGCCTCAAGGCGCTCTTGGTCGCGTATTGGCTCGAAAGCGGCGTCGTCGGACTGCTGAACGTCCCGAAGATTCTGGCGGCCAGTGGGTCCGGTGACGGCGGGGCGACGATAACCGCGAGCATCAACGGCCAACAGGTCGACCTCTCGCCGCCCGAGGAACCCAGAGACGAGTTTCACGTCTACGCCTCGAACGTCCCCATCGCGGGCTTCTTCGCCATGCACTACGGCATCTTCTGGGTCGTCCACGGCGTGTTCGTCTGGACGTTCGACGCTTTCGCCGTCGGCGACGTTGGCGGCGTTCCCCTCCTCCCCGTCGGCATCGCCGCGGGCGCGACGCTCCTCAGTCACGGTGGGTCGTTCGTCGTCAACTTCGTTGGACGGGAGGAGTACCGAACAATCTCCCCCGGAAAACAGATGTCCGAACCGTATCGTCGGGTCATCGTCCTTCACCTGACGATTATCCTCGGCGCGTTCCTCGTCGCCTCCTCGGGCGCGCCCGCGGCGGCCCTCGTCGTCATGGTCGTCGTCAAGACGGTGCTGGACGTGGCCGCACACCTCAGAGAGCACGCACGGGCAACACAGCGAGCGAAGAAGAGAGAGCGAGACGAGACACCACCCGAACTGGACGCGCGAGACGTGTCTACCTGAGGACAGACACCCTCAGAAGTCGCCGAGACTCGCTTGCCCCTCGGACGAATCCGCGAGGCCGGAGAGGTCGGCGGCCCGGGCGATGGTCTCGAAGAACCCCTCGCGTTGACTCCGGTCGTAGAGCGTCGCGGCGGGGTGGACGGAGAGGAGCACGCGGTACGAGTCGTCGCCGAGGCGGGCGTCGACGACGGACCCTGCCTCGTTCGTGATGGCGACACTCCGGTCGAGGAGGTGCTGTGACGGAACCTTTCCGAGCGTGACGACGAGTTCGGGGGCGACGAGTTCGAACTCGCTGGCGAGGTAGCCCTTGCAGTTGGCCAGTTCCTCCGTCGTCGGGTCGCGGTTGTCCGGCGGGCGACAGCGGACGCAGTTAGTGATGCGAACGTCGGCGCGGGCGAGTCCTGCTTCGCGGAGTGCGTCGTCGAGGACGGACCCGGAGCGTCCCACGAACGGTTCACCGCCTTCGTCTTCTTTCGCACCGGGTGCCTCGCCGAGGAAGAGCAGGTCGGCGTCGTCGGGGCCGACCCCGTTGACGATGCGACTCCGTGACTCGACGAGTTCGGGGCACTGCTCGCAGTCGGTCACGCAGAGGCCCTCCATGTGTTCCATACCCGCTTCGAGGAGGGCAACGGCTTAATTCCCAACGAACTGCCGCGCCGCACGGGCGGCCATCCGGGCCACGCGGAGTGGTTCTGGTCGGCCACCGGTCGGCGTGAACGCGCGGAGTACCCGAACCGCCTCGTCGTCGTCGCACCCGGCGGCACGGACGAAGACTCGTTCACCGTTCACCTCGACGGCACGACGGGGTGGGGCGTCGCGATAGATTTCGAGACGGCGGGCGTGTTCGTCGCCAGCGAAGTGTTCGGAGAGTGCTGGTTCGAGGCCCTCGCTCTCCTCGAACGAGACGGAGAGTACCGGTCGGTCGAGGGTAGACGCGAGGCGGTCGATGTCGACGAGGTTGAACCACGCTGGAGCGATACCCGAGACGAGCACGTAGCGAACGTCTTCGCGGCCGAGCGATTGGGACAGCGAGGCGATAGCGTCGGTGGCGTCGTCACCGCCGACGGTACACGTCTCGAACGCGAGTCCATCGACGACACGGTCCGCACGGACGACAGCGCCGCAGAGGACGCTCTCCGCGTGACCGTCGGGCGTCGCTGTCGTATCGGCGTCGCTGTCCGGAGACGGGACTGCCGAAGAATGTCGTGAGTCAGTGTGGTCCGCTGTGGGCGCGCGCGCTGTCCCGGAGTACGACTCCGCAATCCCGAGCGCGCGGGTCCCTGTCTTCACTCTTCTTTGATTTCCTGCAGGCGGTCGAGTAACTCGTCGTTCGACGCGCCAATCTCGAAGTCGACTTTGCCTTCGTGGTTCTCTTTGCTCGTCTCTACACCGTCTTCTTCGTCGAAATCGACGTTCTGGTCGCCCTGCTCAGACTCGTCGTAGCTCCCGAATCCCATACAGTCTCATATAGACGACCGACACTGAAAAATGGTTTGCCGCACGAATCCCGGTGTTTTTGGGCCGCTTTTCCGGCGACACCGTCGTTCTCGAACCAGAGCGCTCCAGTTCACGGCGGAGCAATGGGCCTGTGCCCACCGACTTTTTTCGTTCGGGCACGTACACGGTCGTATGGAAGTCATCCCAGTCACCGCCGACGCCGACGTCTTCACCTGTAACGCCTATCTCGTCCTCGGCGACCGGACGGTGCTCGTCGACGCCGGGACGATGACCGGCGTCGAAGACGTGGTCGCAGAACACACAGACCACCTCGACGCCGTCGTGGTCACCCACCAACACTCGGACCACGTCGGCGAGTTGGACGCCGTCGTGGACCGATTCGACCCGGACGTATACGCCTACGCAGACCACCCGCTTCGGACCCACGAACTCGAAGACGGCGACGAAGTCGTACTGGGTGACGAGTCGTTCGAAGTGGTCTACACACCGGGCCACGCCGACGACCACGTCTCGCTCGTGAGCGGCCGGTTACTGTTCTCCGGTGACGTGGTCGTGTACAACGACGGCGCGTTCGACGACGGGAGTTTCGGCCGCACCGACCTTCCGGGGCAGTCGCGCGAACGCCTCATCGCCAGTCTGCAAACGCTCCACGACAGGTTGTCTGAGACGGTCGCGGCGATGTACGCTGGTCACGGTGACGTGTTCGAAAACGAGACTGGCGGCGACACCGTCCGCGACGTGGTCGCCCGCGCCCTCGAACGTGCCGAACGCCGGGAACCGAAGTACCCGGAGGAGTGAGATGGCTGCACCGACTGACCGTCCAGAACTGACGCGCCTCCACTATCTGGGTATCGTCCTCGCGGCTATCACCGGGGTCATCCACCTCGTCCTCGGCGCGGGCGCACTCGCGTCGAACCTCGCCGACCCACTCGGACTCGCCTTCGTCGGGGCGGCAGCAGGGTTCGCGGGGGGTATCGTCGCAGTCCTCCGTGGAGATAGACAGACACGCTCCCGGGCGATTCTCTTCGGGATTCCGTTCACCGCCGGGCAAATCGTCCTCTACGTGGCTTTCAACTGGCCGGACGTCTTCGGCGTCGGTGGCGTCGTCGACAAAATCGCCCAGATAGCACTGGTCGCGGTGCTCGTCGTGCTGTACCGTCGAGAATCGTAGAAGAAAGACGAGCGGTCTTACGCAGCGCGGCGCTCTTTCGACTTCGGACGGAGGTGTTTGTAACCGCACTTGCGGCACCGCTTCGCTTTCTTCGGGTTTCGCGCGTTGCAGCGCATGCAAATCTGCTTTTCGAGCGTCCGCTTCGTCGCAGCGTCACTAGCCATGCATACGACTCCCGTCCCCGTCTGTATAACGCTTGCGAGACACATCGCCGCCGCTCGCGGTCGATATGGGTAGTCGAAGAAACGCGTGTGTGCGCTTACGCGCCGGCCTGCTTCAGCGCTGCCTCGATGTCCTCACGCTGGGTCACGCCGACGAACCGGTCGACGATGCCATCGTCGTTCTCGACGATGAGCGTGGGGAGCGAGCGCACCTGGTACTGGTTGGCCACGTCTTGTTCTTCGTCGACGTCGACCTTCTCGAACGCGACGCTCTCGTAGTCGTCTTCGAGGTCGTCGAGAATCGGGTCCTGCGTCTTACAAGGGCCGCACCAGTCCGCGTAAAAGTCCAAGAGTCGAACAGTCATCGTATCCCGACGCACCTTGCTTGCCCCCGCGCATAAGGATTACTCATGCGGCGTCGTGACCCGCCATTCGCGTGGGTCGCGGCGTCGGTTCCGCTCCGGTCGACGGCCCCGAGCCGAAACGTTTAGGCGGCGGACGCACGGACGATGGACCATGAGCAAGGGCCAGAACAGTGGCGGTCTGATGTCGAGCGCAGGTCTCGTCCGCTACTTCGACGCGGAAGACCGCAACGCAATTCGAGTCGACCCGAAGACCATCGTGGCGTTAGGGACCCTGTTCGGCATCGGTATCCTGGTGCTGAACGCCCTCGCGTTCTGACGACGGGCTACCGAACGAACGGTCGATTTTTGTCCTCGCATTCCCGAGATTCGTCTATGGATACGCTACGCGCCGGCGTCGTCGCCGTTCAGGGCGACGTCTCCGAGCACGCCGACGCCATCGAACGCGCCGCCGAGGCCCACGGCGTCGCCGCGGAAATCGTCGAGATTCGAAGTGCTGGACTCGTGCCCGACTGCGACGTGCTTCTCATGCCGGGCGGAGAGTCGACGACCATCTCGCGCCTCCTCGCACGCGAGGGAATCGACGAGGAAATCGGGGCACACGTCGCCGCCGGAAAGCCTGTTCTCGCCACCTGTGCGGGTCTCATCGTCGCCTCCAGCGACGCGAAAGACGACCGCGTCGAGACGCTCGACCTCGTCGACGTGACCGTCGACCGCAACGCCTTCGGCCGGCAGGTCGACAGTTTCGAAGCGCCCCTCGACGTGGAGGGCCTCGACTCGCCGTTCCCGGCGGTGTTCATCCGCGCACCCCTCATCGACGACGTTGGAGACGGCGTCGAAGTCCTCGCCGAGTGGGACGGCACCCCCGTCGCCGTCCGCGACGGCCCCGTCGTCGGTACCTCGTTCCACCCGGAACTGACCGCAGACAGCCGAATTCACGACCTCGCGTTCTTCGACGAACTGGAAGTCGAA is drawn from Haloferax litoreum and contains these coding sequences:
- a CDS encoding DUF5786 family protein; this encodes MGFGSYDESEQGDQNVDFDEEDGVETSKENHEGKVDFEIGASNDELLDRLQEIKEE
- a CDS encoding phosphonate ABC transporter ATP-binding protein, whose product is MSTIEVRNLTKAFGDVRALDDVSFTIEDGEFAVLLGQSGAGKSTLLRCLNGITKPTSGEIRIDGEPVTGPRDDVAMIFQQHYVLGQLSAYGNALTGALNRTSFLRSLIGWHSRPDKLEALNALETVGLLDKANQRTRNMSGGQQQRVGIARALVQQPNLLLADEPVASLDPASAETVMGYIRSAAKERDLSTLASLHQVNLAREFGERFLALRDGELVFDGYREDLTVDIIDRIYGDVQTQDIREGTEAHA
- a CDS encoding endonuclease dU, giving the protein MKTGTRALGIAESYSGTARAPTADHTDSRHSSAVPSPDSDADTTATPDGHAESVLCGAVVRADRVVDGLAFETCTVGGDDATDAIASLSQSLGREDVRYVLVSGIAPAWFNLVDIDRLASTLDRPVLSVSFEESEGLEPALSEHFAGDEHARRLEIYRDAPPRRAVEVNGERVFVRAAGCDDDEAVRVLRAFTPTGGRPEPLRVARMAARAARQFVGN
- a CDS encoding 50S ribosomal protein L40e, whose product is MASDAATKRTLEKQICMRCNARNPKKAKRCRKCGYKHLRPKSKERRAA
- a CDS encoding uracil-DNA glycosylase → MEHMEGLCVTDCEQCPELVESRSRIVNGVGPDDADLLFLGEAPGAKEDEGGEPFVGRSGSVLDDALREAGLARADVRITNCVRCRPPDNRDPTTEELANCKGYLASEFELVAPELVVTLGKVPSQHLLDRSVAITNEAGSVVDARLGDDSYRVLLSVHPAATLYDRSQREGFFETIARAADLSGLADSSEGQASLGDF
- a CDS encoding DUF6498-containing protein; amino-acid sequence: MSWSPRSVSSPFALAALVAANAVPLVGVVWFDWSLKALLVAYWLESGVVGLLNVPKILAASGSGDGGATITASINGQQVDLSPPEEPRDEFHVYASNVPIAGFFAMHYGIFWVVHGVFVWTFDAFAVGDVGGVPLLPVGIAAGATLLSHGGSFVVNFVGREEYRTISPGKQMSEPYRRVIVLHLTIILGAFLVASSGAPAAALVVMVVVKTVLDVAAHLREHARATQRAKKRERDETPPELDARDVST
- a CDS encoding preprotein translocase subunit Sec61beta translates to MSKGQNSGGLMSSAGLVRYFDAEDRNAIRVDPKTIVALGTLFGIGILVLNALAF
- the trxA gene encoding thioredoxin — protein: MRRDTMTVRLLDFYADWCGPCKTQDPILDDLEDDYESVAFEKVDVDEEQDVANQYQVRSLPTLIVENDDGIVDRFVGVTQREDIEAALKQAGA
- the phnE gene encoding phosphonate ABC transporter, permease protein PhnE → MSDRDADSPAVRPDGGTTTGNLEGALSDITLTKRIKWGMAFVLSLAFGFLFFQALAEVGFSLAEIVYYWPEFQEALGEFFPRTSLFGVLPFVDVGSYWQFIQERNLFGAAIVTLAMGFAGTILGIPGALLLGVLGSERVTPYPFNFIFRGTMSVIRAIPALVWALIYIPLGGVSPFTATLAIGTDTMGNLGRLFTDALEEVEDGPIEAIESTGANRRQTVVFGMLSQVFTPFIAWTMYILEINTRIAVTMGLIGGGGIGYILQTQRSLFKYTNMMATILVIFLLVVSVEFVSQRVRSYIRGEEEGLSFLKLVVEFPQRMARSLWE
- a CDS encoding MBL fold metallo-hydrolase; protein product: MEVIPVTADADVFTCNAYLVLGDRTVLVDAGTMTGVEDVVAEHTDHLDAVVVTHQHSDHVGELDAVVDRFDPDVYAYADHPLRTHELEDGDEVVLGDESFEVVYTPGHADDHVSLVSGRLLFSGDVVVYNDGAFDDGSFGRTDLPGQSRERLIASLQTLHDRLSETVAAMYAGHGDVFENETGGDTVRDVVARALERAERREPKYPEE
- the pdxT gene encoding pyridoxal 5'-phosphate synthase glutaminase subunit PdxT — its product is MDTLRAGVVAVQGDVSEHADAIERAAEAHGVAAEIVEIRSAGLVPDCDVLLMPGGESTTISRLLAREGIDEEIGAHVAAGKPVLATCAGLIVASSDAKDDRVETLDLVDVTVDRNAFGRQVDSFEAPLDVEGLDSPFPAVFIRAPLIDDVGDGVEVLAEWDGTPVAVRDGPVVGTSFHPELTADSRIHDLAFFDELEVEAQA